A genomic window from Marispirochaeta aestuarii includes:
- the priA gene encoding replication restart helicase PriA codes for MFAEVALNLPLNKTFTYRLPDDMNAGPGYRVEVDFRRRKVVAFVLSVSPDPPSGDFTLKDILRVLDNEPVFGESEADLARWTARRYFSSVGEVLSSMLPGGKKESSMPSILPEDDVPLSEFTLSDEQQDAVRAILDPDTRPIYLYGITGSGKTAVFFSAATEVLKRGDGVIYLVPEISLTHQIVREAVSRFGNIVSVWHSRITPSQRLTEWRRIRSGEARLVIGARSAVFAPVARLGLIILDEEHEGSYKSGSSPRYHARQIAMYRTKKDAASLVMGSATPSVEASYLMEQGQLRTLHLTRRLAGGAPPQMKILDMRGEKGVISAELAAGLKRTLADKRQAILFLNRRGFSYFFHCRSCGYEMRCEHCSVSLTFHKSRGIMLCHYCGYQSRPVQVCPECGSLDVGYSGYGTEGIEEEIAALFPDARIARVDTDSVSRKGSLRKILGDFRQGKLDILLGTQMVAKGLNFPGVRLVGIVMADTTLMLPDFRAAERTFALLTQVAGRAGRFHPDGEVLIQTFHGQAPAIRLAAESRQEDFYEEELSVRRSLGFPPFARLIRILFRGKRRDKVLAASRQFCTALERDLPRGIDLLGPSEAPLAVISGNYRIHAILRGEEFPVLYDFCSFFLERIDPPSGVYREVDVDPVSLL; via the coding sequence GTGTTTGCCGAAGTCGCTTTAAACCTGCCTCTGAACAAAACCTTTACCTACAGGCTCCCGGATGATATGAACGCAGGTCCCGGATACCGGGTGGAGGTCGACTTTCGGAGGCGTAAGGTCGTCGCCTTCGTGCTTTCCGTTTCTCCGGATCCTCCTTCCGGAGATTTTACCCTCAAGGATATCCTCCGGGTCCTGGATAATGAGCCTGTTTTCGGCGAATCCGAAGCAGACCTGGCCCGCTGGACGGCACGCCGCTATTTTTCTTCCGTCGGGGAGGTCCTGAGCAGCATGCTGCCGGGGGGAAAAAAGGAGAGCAGCATGCCTTCCATCCTGCCGGAGGATGATGTACCCCTCTCCGAATTTACCCTCTCCGATGAACAGCAGGACGCTGTCCGGGCAATCCTCGATCCGGATACCCGGCCGATCTATCTCTATGGAATAACGGGATCCGGTAAAACGGCGGTATTCTTTTCCGCCGCCACAGAGGTGCTGAAACGGGGAGACGGCGTTATCTATCTCGTGCCGGAGATCTCACTCACCCACCAGATTGTACGGGAGGCGGTTTCCCGCTTCGGGAATATCGTTTCGGTCTGGCACTCCAGGATCACCCCGTCCCAGCGCCTCACGGAATGGAGAAGAATCAGAAGCGGTGAAGCAAGGCTTGTAATAGGTGCCAGGAGCGCTGTATTTGCTCCGGTCGCCAGGCTGGGACTTATCATTCTGGACGAAGAACATGAGGGCTCCTATAAATCCGGATCGAGCCCCCGCTATCATGCCCGGCAGATCGCCATGTACCGTACAAAAAAGGACGCTGCAAGCCTCGTTATGGGAAGCGCCACTCCCAGTGTGGAGGCCTCCTATCTTATGGAGCAGGGACAGTTGAGAACCCTCCATCTGACCCGGCGTCTCGCAGGCGGGGCACCCCCGCAGATGAAAATTCTGGATATGAGGGGAGAGAAGGGTGTAATCAGTGCTGAACTGGCCGCGGGTCTTAAACGAACCCTGGCCGACAAGCGTCAGGCGATTCTCTTTTTGAACCGCCGCGGTTTCTCCTATTTTTTCCACTGCAGGAGCTGCGGGTACGAAATGCGCTGTGAACACTGCTCGGTGTCACTGACTTTTCATAAATCCCGGGGAATCATGCTCTGTCATTACTGCGGCTACCAGAGCCGCCCCGTACAGGTCTGTCCGGAATGCGGTTCCCTGGATGTCGGCTATTCCGGCTACGGAACGGAGGGAATAGAAGAGGAAATCGCCGCCCTTTTCCCCGACGCACGGATAGCCCGTGTGGATACCGATTCGGTGAGCAGAAAGGGAAGTCTCAGGAAAATCCTGGGCGATTTCCGGCAGGGAAAACTGGATATTCTCCTGGGGACCCAGATGGTCGCCAAGGGGCTGAATTTTCCGGGCGTCCGTCTGGTGGGAATCGTAATGGCGGATACGACCCTGATGCTGCCTGATTTTCGCGCCGCCGAAAGAACCTTCGCTCTTCTGACCCAGGTTGCAGGAAGGGCCGGACGTTTCCATCCCGATGGCGAGGTTCTTATCCAGACCTTCCATGGCCAGGCACCGGCCATACGGCTGGCGGCTGAGAGCCGGCAGGAGGATTTCTATGAAGAGGAGCTGTCGGTTAGAAGGAGTCTCGGTTTTCCGCCCTTCGCCCGGCTTATACGAATCCTTTTCCGCGGCAAGAGAAGGGACAAGGTACTGGCTGCCTCCCGCCAGTTCTGCACCGCTCTGGAGCGGGATCTGCCCCGGGGGATCGATCTGCTTGGTCCCAGCGAAGCTCCCCTGGCGGTAATATCCGGCAATTACCGGATTCATGCCATCCTGAGGGGAGAAGAATTTCCCGTTCTTTACGATTTCTGCAGTTTCTTTCTCGAGCGGATCGATCCCCCTTCCGGGGTATACCGTGAGGTTGATGTGGATCCCGTCAGCCTGCTCTAG
- the def gene encoding peptide deformylase, whose protein sequence is MMNIVTLGDEVLREKSTRVEEFDDNLHRLIDDMANLMRGQGIGLAAPQVGVSKRLFICQPEGHKLWVFINPEITLTSEEQGDYEEGCLSIPGIWSDVVRPVQVQIQAFNEKGRPFRVDADGILARVIQHELDHLNGVLFIDHLSEAKRDKAIREYAKKSTKKAV, encoded by the coding sequence ATGATGAATATTGTTACCCTCGGCGATGAAGTCCTGCGTGAAAAAAGTACCAGGGTCGAAGAATTCGACGATAATCTCCATCGCCTGATCGATGATATGGCAAATCTCATGCGCGGGCAGGGAATAGGTCTGGCCGCCCCCCAGGTGGGTGTGTCCAAACGTCTTTTTATCTGTCAGCCCGAAGGACACAAGCTGTGGGTTTTTATCAACCCGGAGATTACCCTTACCTCGGAAGAACAGGGGGATTACGAGGAGGGCTGCCTGAGCATCCCCGGTATCTGGTCCGACGTTGTACGTCCTGTTCAGGTACAGATCCAGGCCTTCAACGAGAAGGGACGTCCCTTCCGTGTTGACGCCGATGGAATTCTCGCCCGGGTTATTCAGCACGAACTTGACCACCTGAACGGCGTTCTGTTTATTGATCACCTTTCCGAGGCGAAACGGGACAAAGCGATCAGGGAGTACGCAAAAAAAAGCACCAAGAAGGCGGTATGA
- the fmt gene encoding methionyl-tRNA formyltransferase: MRILFAGTPEIALPSLETLSREGLVAAVLTSPDASRGRGRSLSPSPVKALALDLNLPVFTPGRLGREAREEIAEIGADLLAVVAYGKIFGPRFLELFPSGAINLHPSLLPRHRGPAPLPFTILEGDGEWGLSVQRIALEMDAGDILLQKSFPLKGTETTGVLGALAAEEGSAAMLEVVREIEAGIEKPVPQRHQDATYSRLLTKEDGMIDWNQSAEKIGRMVRAFNPWPGAYTGFQDQKLTIWEAAVLRENSSLGAGNVAAVDRKRGILIQTGEGLLAVQSLQLQGKKRLPWQSFVNGVRGIEGSILGGTNEKLHG, from the coding sequence ATGAGGATCCTTTTCGCCGGGACCCCCGAGATAGCCCTCCCTTCACTTGAAACCTTGAGCCGGGAGGGCCTTGTGGCCGCGGTCCTGACGAGTCCCGACGCCTCCAGGGGTCGTGGAAGAAGCCTCAGCCCCTCTCCGGTAAAAGCCCTGGCTCTGGATCTGAACTTACCGGTTTTTACCCCTGGCCGACTGGGGCGGGAAGCCCGGGAGGAAATCGCCGAAATCGGTGCTGATTTGTTGGCGGTGGTTGCCTACGGAAAGATTTTTGGTCCCCGTTTTCTTGAACTCTTCCCCTCCGGCGCAATCAACCTGCATCCTTCGCTTCTTCCCCGGCATCGAGGGCCTGCTCCCCTGCCATTTACAATTCTGGAGGGCGACGGAGAATGGGGCTTGAGCGTACAGAGAATCGCCCTCGAGATGGATGCGGGGGATATCCTGCTTCAGAAGAGCTTCCCCCTTAAGGGGACCGAAACCACCGGGGTTCTCGGCGCCCTGGCGGCTGAGGAAGGTTCCGCCGCCATGCTCGAAGTGGTTCGGGAAATTGAAGCCGGCATTGAGAAGCCGGTTCCTCAGCGCCATCAGGATGCCACCTATTCCCGGCTCCTTACCAAAGAAGACGGCATGATAGACTGGAACCAATCCGCGGAAAAGATCGGTCGCATGGTCCGGGCCTTTAATCCCTGGCCGGGTGCATACACAGGTTTTCAGGACCAGAAGCTGACGATCTGGGAAGCCGCGGTCCTTCGGGAAAACAGCAGCCTCGGGGCGGGAAATGTGGCGGCAGTAGACAGGAAGAGGGGAATTTTGATACAAACTGGAGAAGGTCTCCTCGCTGTCCAGTCTCTGCAGCTGCAAGGGAAAAAGCGCCTTCCCTGGCAATCCTTCGTCAATGGCGTACGGGGGATCGAAGGATCGATTCTTGGAGGAACCAATGAAAAACTTCATGGCTAA
- a CDS encoding PASTA domain-containing protein: MAKLRSLLPRESDSPEHRYFKTVIFLALGTIVLMLLAGFVTFMVTIRGPEQTMVPNVVGNDLENALVSLQEKELYPHIQLRYSSTPADKGTVLEQDPNPGAIVKAKSKIVLRVSKGSIIERIDNYVGWNIEDLEIHLKSLVSVHGPMLSIKEPVQRIFNELSEGTIISQSPEPGTEITSQTALELVVSRGPQTGTILVRDYTDMPYIEAVESLIRQNIYFTVSARDADENEKAGIVVSQNPAPDSDVPRESLHQLVITRPEDIPEGHVFGILEKSLPNYSIPANITIDAVSPEGVRETRLELRHKGGLLSVPYLEPENTVLLILIEGTERIRFTVKKEE, from the coding sequence ATGGCTAAATTACGATCTCTGCTTCCCAGAGAGAGCGATTCTCCCGAACATCGTTATTTCAAGACCGTAATATTTCTTGCCCTGGGAACAATAGTTCTTATGCTGCTTGCAGGCTTTGTGACCTTTATGGTGACGATCCGTGGGCCGGAACAGACCATGGTCCCCAATGTGGTGGGCAATGATCTGGAAAATGCCCTTGTATCCCTGCAGGAGAAGGAGTTGTATCCGCATATTCAGCTGCGTTACTCTTCAACACCGGCGGACAAGGGTACTGTTCTTGAGCAGGATCCGAATCCCGGGGCCATAGTCAAGGCAAAATCAAAGATTGTACTCCGGGTGAGTAAAGGTTCGATTATTGAGCGGATAGACAACTATGTCGGCTGGAATATCGAGGATCTGGAGATACATCTCAAGAGTCTTGTTTCTGTTCACGGGCCCATGCTTTCGATAAAGGAGCCTGTACAACGTATCTTCAATGAGCTGTCCGAGGGAACCATTATTTCCCAGTCCCCGGAGCCGGGTACGGAAATTACCAGCCAGACCGCCCTTGAACTGGTTGTAAGCCGCGGACCACAGACCGGAACCATACTGGTTCGGGATTATACAGATATGCCCTACATTGAGGCGGTCGAGTCCCTTATCCGCCAGAATATCTACTTTACCGTTTCTGCACGGGATGCCGACGAAAACGAAAAAGCCGGTATCGTAGTTTCCCAGAACCCTGCCCCGGACAGCGATGTTCCCCGGGAGTCTCTCCACCAGCTGGTTATAACCAGACCGGAAGATATTCCCGAGGGCCATGTTTTCGGTATCCTGGAAAAGAGTCTTCCCAATTATTCCATACCCGCCAACATAACGATTGACGCGGTATCCCCCGAGGGTGTAAGGGAGACCAGGCTGGAACTCAGGCACAAGGGAGGGCTCCTCTCCGTTCCATATCTGGAACCGGAAAATACGGTGCTGCTCATACTGATCGAGGGTACGGAACGGATCAGGTTCACGGTCAAGAAGGAGGAATAG
- the rpe gene encoding ribulose-phosphate 3-epimerase gives MAPLVAPSILSANFTDIAGAVRLIESAGADWIHLDVMDGSFVPPITFGSQMVADIRAISKLPMDVHLMIDNPERHIESFCAAGADYLTVHAEASVHLHRILQTIRDHGVKPGVSIVPSTPVDHIVEILNEVDLVLVMSVNPGYGGQKIIPSTLAKVERLVGIREEKSLSYRISIDGGVNRTTIDEVRKSGVDVIVAGSAFFNAEDSAAEVAILRGRR, from the coding sequence ATGGCACCACTGGTTGCACCTTCCATTCTCTCCGCCAATTTTACCGATATAGCCGGCGCTGTACGTCTTATCGAGTCAGCTGGCGCTGACTGGATACATCTGGATGTAATGGACGGATCCTTTGTTCCTCCCATTACCTTTGGAAGTCAGATGGTTGCCGATATCCGGGCGATCAGCAAGCTGCCCATGGATGTTCATTTGATGATAGATAATCCGGAACGGCACATCGAGAGTTTCTGTGCCGCCGGTGCTGATTATCTGACAGTACATGCCGAGGCCAGCGTACATCTTCATCGTATCCTCCAGACAATCAGGGATCACGGGGTTAAACCCGGAGTGTCCATTGTTCCGTCTACACCGGTGGATCATATCGTTGAAATTCTGAACGAGGTGGATCTTGTCCTGGTAATGTCGGTGAACCCGGGATACGGCGGGCAGAAAATCATACCTTCCACCCTGGCAAAGGTGGAGCGTCTGGTCGGGATCCGGGAAGAAAAATCCCTGTCCTACCGGATTTCAATTGACGGTGGAGTGAACCGGACTACAATAGATGAAGTCCGGAAAAGCGGTGTCGATGTTATCGTGGCCGGAAGCGCCTTCTTCAACGCTGAAGATTCCGCCGCAGAGGTCGCCATACTGCGGGGGCGTCGCTGA
- a CDS encoding tetratricopeptide repeat protein, with amino-acid sequence MTEARRNTLFLLFAALVVLSAPDLAAANLPGEVEQGITAYQDGLYTEALRSFRSVLTDSRLEDYQDDAYFWIGKTYLAQGDYDEATRHLEYFLSSFPESPLRPEGLYQKGRLLYLQRDFESAIQILYSFIQDYPRDVYIANAYFWIGESLYSTGHLDEAEEVFRFIDEKYPSSYKIEAARFRLQLIQFKHRENELVKLLKISHEEYLRAVEEFIQREKAYEQALSEYQKRLAVVLSEDFQEELDRLTARVKEQQITISELEEQNRLLRNQAGDTAPVGETSASRISPTDTDVIRELLDMKAEALELKEYYLGLIERSGQ; translated from the coding sequence GTGACAGAAGCCCGAAGAAATACTCTTTTTCTATTATTTGCAGCTCTCGTTGTTCTGTCTGCTCCGGATCTGGCTGCAGCGAATTTGCCTGGCGAAGTAGAACAGGGAATCACTGCCTATCAGGATGGACTGTACACCGAGGCATTACGCAGTTTCCGCAGCGTACTAACTGATTCCCGACTCGAAGATTATCAGGATGATGCCTATTTCTGGATAGGAAAAACCTATCTTGCGCAAGGGGACTACGATGAAGCGACCCGTCATCTGGAGTATTTCCTCTCCAGCTTTCCGGAAAGCCCCCTGAGACCGGAAGGACTGTACCAGAAGGGTCGACTGCTGTATCTTCAGCGGGACTTTGAATCGGCAATACAGATCCTGTACAGTTTTATTCAGGATTACCCCCGGGATGTCTATATTGCCAATGCCTATTTCTGGATAGGTGAGTCATTGTACAGTACAGGACATCTGGATGAAGCCGAAGAGGTTTTCCGTTTCATTGATGAAAAATACCCCTCAAGTTACAAAATAGAAGCTGCCCGCTTTCGGCTCCAGCTTATTCAGTTCAAACATCGTGAAAACGAACTGGTAAAACTCCTGAAAATCAGTCACGAGGAGTATCTCAGGGCTGTCGAGGAGTTTATCCAACGGGAAAAAGCCTACGAGCAGGCGCTGTCTGAATACCAGAAACGCCTGGCGGTTGTTCTGTCCGAGGATTTTCAGGAGGAACTCGACCGTCTTACTGCCAGGGTTAAAGAGCAGCAAATAACGATCAGCGAACTTGAAGAACAGAACAGACTTTTACGGAACCAGGCAGGCGATACGGCTCCCGTCGGCGAAACATCTGCTTCCCGTATATCCCCCACGGATACCGATGTTATCCGTGAACTTCTTGATATGAAGGCGGAAGCCCTGGAACTGAAGGAGTATTATCTCGGTCTCATTGAACGGAGTGGTCAGTAA
- a CDS encoding tetratricopeptide repeat protein: MDQVLSAAEKLYFRGKYSRVLRMLEPQVFQYRDSYRFYLLLGYSCLFTGDFGGGYSYLRRAEQLSPGDTSANLGLALVSAKRGETEEAIRIWLSILENKGELKEVQRGLKLIRESKEFSQIAMRLEEEKLDRYLRYPRKKKNPWKKVLIVSSVIILGSSVFLYFDPYGWFSKKEILRPEIAGIDFFSASGSTENENAEFVLTEDEVRASTEEILDLMNSFRDNMARREINRLLLSNAAEDIKEKARYLIQYIAEPNFATLKDSFTFEQVSSQPPLYEGCYIAWKGKSANILTKNDEITFDLLVGYHDESLLEGVVKVRLDFPVFLEENRRVEVLAKIVLPEKDQPGSRGFTLDGVSIHKLLE; the protein is encoded by the coding sequence ATGGACCAGGTTCTTTCAGCTGCCGAGAAACTCTATTTCCGCGGAAAATACAGCAGAGTGCTGAGAATGCTGGAACCCCAGGTCTTTCAGTACAGGGACAGCTACCGTTTTTATCTCCTGCTGGGATATTCCTGTCTGTTTACCGGTGATTTCGGAGGAGGATACTCGTATCTGAGACGGGCTGAGCAGCTGAGTCCGGGAGACACCTCGGCCAATCTCGGTCTTGCCCTTGTTTCCGCCAAAAGAGGTGAAACAGAAGAGGCAATACGTATATGGCTCTCTATTCTTGAGAACAAGGGGGAGCTGAAGGAAGTTCAGCGGGGGCTTAAGCTCATACGGGAATCGAAAGAGTTCAGCCAGATCGCAATGCGTCTCGAGGAAGAAAAACTGGACCGTTATCTGCGCTACCCGAGAAAAAAGAAAAACCCATGGAAAAAGGTTCTTATTGTCTCTTCCGTAATTATCCTGGGAAGCTCAGTTTTTCTCTATTTCGATCCCTACGGGTGGTTTTCAAAGAAAGAAATACTGCGTCCGGAAATAGCCGGCATCGACTTTTTTTCCGCCAGCGGGTCCACGGAAAATGAAAACGCGGAGTTTGTCCTTACTGAGGATGAAGTCCGGGCAAGTACTGAAGAAATCCTTGATCTTATGAACAGCTTTCGGGACAATATGGCCAGGAGAGAAATAAACAGGCTTCTTCTTTCCAACGCCGCGGAAGACATAAAGGAAAAAGCCCGGTATCTGATTCAATATATAGCGGAACCCAACTTTGCAACCCTGAAGGACTCTTTTACTTTTGAACAGGTATCGTCTCAACCCCCTTTATACGAGGGGTGTTACATTGCCTGGAAGGGGAAAAGCGCAAATATACTAACCAAAAATGATGAGATTACCTTCGATCTTTTAGTCGGATACCACGACGAAAGCCTCCTCGAGGGTGTTGTCAAGGTGCGTCTGGACTTCCCTGTTTTCCTGGAAGAGAACAGAAGGGTAGAGGTTCTGGCAAAAATCGTCCTTCCGGAAAAAGACCAACCCGGCAGCCGCGGGTTTACCCTTGATGGAGTTTCAATTCATAAACTGCTTGAATAA
- the dtd gene encoding D-aminoacyl-tRNA deacylase yields MRAVVQRTGSARVEVDNRIVGEIGKGLLVYLGIGNEDTEKDLLYLVEKLVNLRIFPDEGGKMNRSVLDVKGGILVVSQFTLYADARKGRRPSYNQAAEPGKAEKLYQKFLDSLGERNIRVSAGIFQAEMNVVSQNEGPVTILLDSQKTF; encoded by the coding sequence ATGAGAGCTGTAGTTCAAAGGACTGGATCCGCCAGGGTCGAAGTTGATAACAGAATCGTCGGAGAGATCGGAAAAGGTCTCCTGGTGTATCTTGGTATTGGAAATGAAGACACGGAAAAAGACCTTCTCTACCTGGTCGAAAAGCTGGTGAACCTGCGGATTTTTCCCGATGAAGGGGGAAAAATGAACAGATCAGTCCTGGATGTCAAGGGCGGCATTCTTGTTGTGAGCCAGTTTACCCTGTATGCTGATGCCAGAAAAGGAAGACGACCTTCATATAATCAGGCTGCGGAACCGGGGAAAGCGGAAAAACTGTATCAGAAATTCCTCGACAGCCTGGGGGAAAGAAATATCCGGGTATCAGCCGGCATTTTCCAGGCAGAGATGAACGTGGTCAGTCAAAATGAGGGACCCGTAACGATACTCCTGGATTCACAAAAAACTTTCTAA
- a CDS encoding WD40 repeat domain-containing protein: protein MRRLILILFLFIPFFLSANTPQPRIVIQTGHSGEVRSVARQESSGLTVSTGRDGTVRVWKNGTLLYSRQVSHLPLSDLIVHPDLPISAFIATDSINTYRLIVYNWVDDNELYSIRIKDAPLSLGFSPKGSYLFYSRADLNSLTLLDARTGAPLEIATEGFGIVSAAFISNTESTMVCYLPSGNIIYWDLENNRRKAAPIGTMSDMEMVNFNSTGRFGIGYRSSTLHLFDLVTGRTLSSLAMTGVSDISMHPQASRVALIRNAERYQEIVEIDFSNRILLEVSRVSPPSRRPVALAIHRDGIDTGFENGSLGRVNPSSSGFNQWGKPGPVAVSDIDAWNGTLAASAPGSIVLIDSAQLRGQSVKIPESIETTRVSLPFSQSGGFLPLDFRRGIVWNAQNPDQAYLFSVSDGSFEGLFSIASACKEIYTNGNRILSLDQNGSIRLYDLQRREVLYQYAASGIRDVTFIDQESIIVGRSPSARFPSPLTRINLRTGETVPLDAEDLLIYSLHFDPLTNHLYTLGLQDRRGNIMTVLQQLQGSNFQHSLPLLSYPGEDHNAAFVLDGLRLYTSLGRSEIQVSGWDGFSSFSSVSHIPHKISVDRRILASVNSDFSISIWDKKSGDWLSDIYLFPGNQWLLKGSDGSIRTSAGGMDYVKVFNGEKEISSRSFGF, encoded by the coding sequence ATGAGACGCCTGATACTGATACTTTTTCTGTTCATACCCTTTTTCCTGTCCGCAAATACCCCGCAGCCAAGAATCGTAATTCAGACCGGTCACAGCGGAGAAGTACGTTCTGTCGCCCGTCAGGAGAGCTCCGGTCTGACTGTCAGTACCGGCAGAGACGGAACAGTCCGGGTATGGAAAAACGGGACCCTGCTCTACAGCCGGCAGGTTTCGCATCTGCCCCTCTCAGACCTGATTGTTCATCCGGACCTGCCGATCAGCGCTTTCATTGCCACCGACAGTATCAACACCTATCGTCTGATCGTCTACAACTGGGTTGATGATAATGAACTGTACAGTATTCGGATAAAGGATGCTCCTCTCTCTCTGGGTTTCTCTCCAAAAGGTTCATATCTATTTTACAGCAGGGCAGATCTTAACAGCCTGACCCTCCTGGATGCCCGGACCGGTGCGCCCCTTGAAATTGCCACCGAAGGCTTCGGAATAGTCTCCGCCGCCTTTATTTCCAATACCGAATCGACCATGGTCTGCTATCTTCCCTCGGGTAATATTATCTACTGGGACCTGGAGAATAACAGGCGCAAGGCAGCCCCGATTGGAACCATGAGTGATATGGAGATGGTGAATTTCAACAGCACCGGCAGATTCGGTATAGGATACCGCAGCTCAACCCTCCATCTTTTTGATCTTGTTACCGGCCGGACCCTGTCGTCGCTCGCCATGACCGGGGTAAGCGATATCTCCATGCATCCCCAGGCTTCGCGGGTAGCGCTTATTCGCAATGCAGAAAGGTACCAGGAGATAGTCGAGATTGATTTTTCGAATCGCATATTGCTGGAGGTTTCCCGTGTTTCTCCTCCCTCCCGCCGTCCGGTGGCACTCGCGATTCATCGGGATGGTATCGACACGGGATTTGAAAACGGCAGTCTTGGAAGAGTCAATCCGTCTTCTTCCGGCTTCAACCAGTGGGGAAAACCCGGTCCCGTGGCTGTTTCGGATATTGACGCCTGGAACGGAACCCTTGCAGCCAGTGCTCCTGGTTCCATTGTTTTAATAGATTCAGCCCAGTTGCGTGGCCAATCCGTCAAGATTCCAGAGTCAATCGAAACCACACGTGTATCTCTTCCCTTCAGCCAGTCGGGAGGGTTTCTCCCTCTCGATTTTCGACGCGGCATTGTCTGGAACGCGCAAAACCCGGATCAGGCCTACCTCTTCTCGGTGTCCGACGGTTCCTTCGAAGGTCTCTTTTCGATTGCTTCTGCCTGCAAGGAGATCTATACCAATGGTAACCGGATCCTCAGCCTTGATCAGAACGGAAGTATTCGCCTTTACGATCTGCAGCGCAGGGAAGTTCTGTATCAGTACGCCGCTTCGGGTATACGGGACGTTACGTTTATTGATCAGGAATCCATAATTGTGGGACGCAGCCCTTCAGCCCGTTTTCCGTCTCCCCTTACCCGAATAAATCTCCGAACCGGCGAGACTGTTCCCCTGGATGCTGAGGATCTTCTTATTTACTCCCTTCATTTCGATCCCCTGACAAATCATCTTTACACCCTGGGACTTCAGGACAGACGCGGCAATATCATGACGGTCCTGCAGCAGCTGCAGGGTTCAAACTTTCAGCACTCCCTGCCCCTGCTCTCGTACCCCGGGGAAGACCATAACGCTGCCTTTGTGCTTGACGGACTTCGGCTGTATACATCCCTGGGGCGTTCAGAAATTCAGGTTTCCGGCTGGGACGGTTTTTCATCCTTTTCATCCGTATCTCACATTCCCCACAAGATCAGCGTGGACAGGAGAATCCTGGCAAGCGTTAACAGTGACTTTTCAATAAGTATCTGGGACAAGAAATCGGGGGACTGGCTTTCAGATATCTATCTTTTCCCCGGGAATCAGTGGCTGCTGAAAGGTAGCGACGGTTCCATACGCACCTCTGCCGGCGGAATGGACTACGTCAAGGTGTTTAACGGGGAAAAGGAGATTTCCTCCAGGTCCTTCGGATTTTAA
- a CDS encoding CpXC domain-containing protein, with protein sequence MDREYSITCYCERELTVAVPETIDLATSPEKMEEIIQGDFLKTECPNCGKELKPEFEVRFRFGDSSAPLLFLPEIDREGFYSGKKEVPVDWELVIGYPELREHMLLKKENLERFPLEAIKLHLLQKVPSDRGVSIYFEKLENEKLFFELIGLRENEVGIVQVPFKTYRQLESDRERLVQEEPYSAMLLPPYISVKLVSFEEASE encoded by the coding sequence ATGGACAGGGAATACAGCATTACCTGCTACTGCGAACGGGAACTCACAGTTGCTGTTCCCGAGACGATCGATCTCGCAACAAGCCCGGAAAAAATGGAAGAAATCATCCAGGGTGATTTCTTAAAGACGGAATGCCCCAACTGCGGAAAAGAACTCAAACCGGAGTTTGAAGTACGCTTTCGGTTCGGAGATTCTTCAGCACCCCTCCTGTTCCTCCCGGAGATTGACAGAGAAGGGTTCTATAGTGGGAAAAAAGAGGTTCCCGTTGACTGGGAACTTGTTATAGGGTATCCGGAGCTGCGGGAACACATGCTGCTGAAAAAGGAAAACCTGGAGCGTTTTCCCCTGGAGGCCATCAAGCTTCATCTTCTTCAGAAAGTACCATCTGACCGGGGCGTATCGATTTACTTTGAAAAACTGGAAAACGAGAAACTCTTCTTTGAGCTCATCGGACTCCGTGAGAATGAGGTCGGGATTGTTCAGGTACCCTTTAAAACCTACCGGCAGCTTGAGAGTGACCGGGAACGTCTGGTACAGGAAGAACCCTATAGCGCCATGCTGCTTCCTCCGTACATCTCCGTAAAGCTTGTCAGTTTTGAGGAGGCATCGGAATGA